From a region of the Tachypleus tridentatus isolate NWPU-2018 chromosome 1, ASM421037v1, whole genome shotgun sequence genome:
- the LOC143255586 gene encoding sulfotransferase ssu-1-like encodes MTPSYQLVDGFRIPKAFSPDTFRKALSFKPRNDDIFIVTFPKCGTTWTQHIVINILKRGITPETFEEIQKLSPFLEITGPGVVETMPRPGAIKTHLPFSLQPYSPQARYIYVARNPFDFCVSFYHHTKKFPFYQFPDGTFDEYFEIFINDQTDFGDYFDQRKMHIFSLSSLAFRFLQRCIETKSLKEIKIENVSIN; translated from the coding sequence ATGACTCCCAGCTATCAACTTGTCGACGGCTTCAGGATTCCTAAAGCTTTTTCACCAGACACATTTCGTAAAGCCCTTTCTTTTAAACCGCGAAACGATGATATATTCATCGTAACTTTTCCAAAGTGTGGAACAACGTGGACGCAGCATATCGTAATCAACATTCTTAAAAGGGGAATCACGCCAGAAACTTTTGAAGAAATTCAAAAGCTTAGTCCTTTCCTTGAAATTACAGGGCCTGGTGTTGTAGAAACCATGCCTCGTCCCGGAGCAATTAAAACTcaccttccttttagtcttcaACCTTACTCTCCCCAGGCCAGATACATCTACGTGGCCAGAAATCCCTTTGATTTTTGTGTATCATTTTATCATCACACCAAAAAGTTTCCGTTCTATCAGTTTCCGGATGGGACATTTGAtgaatattttgagatttttataAACGACCAAACGGATTTTGGGGATTACTTTGaccaacgcaaaatgcatattttttctttatcttcattggCCTTCAGATTTTTACAACGCTGTATAGAGACAAAATCTTTGAAAGAGATTAAAATCGAAAATGTTTCCATTAACTAA